In the Pyrolobus fumarii 1A genome, one interval contains:
- a CDS encoding C2H2-type zinc finger protein — translation MCPFCGRSYKQLSSLKRHVKRMHVFPASCCRRGFNNCWRRKQ, via the coding sequence GTGTGTCCGTTCTGCGGGCGCAGCTACAAGCAACTATCCAGCCTCAAGAGGCACGTCAAGAGGATGCACGTGTTTCCAGCTTCTTGTTGTCGCCGTGGTTTTAACAACTGTTGGAGGCGTAAGCAGTGA
- a CDS encoding integrase produces MRFEEYIRKTAPLSYRDYMRYWEGYHSIIESLGFERLPCNKWVLKLASKWLSWAASEGRISLEEEARARRLLALKRLACGRVIEGRRGEGWERCEDWGRVELDEKEWAQTLQQAVLWSGSRLKHLWLLPRFTSKRRIAAGLAVYDLKATIGRKRVNVIILPVDLEERLLRVVKEYSYESRREIKGTPATCLRKIHYELCLATASGEEELLCSFLHGRHRPVSVKHYMMYVAHSVRKTLEMKPGIEALLNGSTIEEAIEKILASRRASTGVDRAPVDNQHEPTTNVYDVEGEAVATPQAKQLDNINGQGYNVLLLAARLYLDLNPRITR; encoded by the coding sequence CATCATAGAGTCTCTCGGGTTCGAGAGGCTCCCGTGCAACAAGTGGGTCCTGAAGCTCGCGTCAAAGTGGCTCTCGTGGGCGGCCAGCGAAGGGAGGATTAGCCTCGAGGAGGAGGCGCGGGCCCGTAGGCTCCTGGCGCTCAAGAGGCTCGCCTGCGGGAGGGTGATCGAGGGGAGGAGGGGCGAGGGCTGGGAGCGCTGTGAGGACTGGGGTAGAGTGGAGCTCGACGAGAAGGAGTGGGCGCAGACGTTACAACAAGCTGTCCTGTGGAGCGGAAGCCGCTTGAAACACCTGTGGCTCCTCCCGAGGTTCACGTCGAAGAGGCGGATCGCCGCGGGCCTAGCCGTCTACGACCTGAAGGCAACGATAGGCAGGAAGCGCGTCAACGTCATCATACTCCCGGTTGATCTCGAGGAGAGGTTGTTGCGTGTTGTCAAGGAGTATAGTTACGAATCGAGAAGAGAAATCAAAGGGACACCGGCAACCTGCCTGCGCAAGATCCACTATGAACTCTGCTTGGCGACGGCAAGTGGCGAGGAGGAGCTGCTATGCAGCTTTCTTCACGGACGTCACAGGCCTGTGTCAGTAAAGCACTACATGATGTACGTGGCGCACTCGGTGAGAAAGACCCTCGAGATGAAGCCTGGGATAGAGGCGTTGCTGAACGGCTCGACGATAGAGGAGGCGATAGAGAAGATCCTAGCCTCTAGGAGGGCCTCTACAGGCGTCGACAGGGCTCCGGTCGACAACCAGCACGAGCCTACCACCAACGTCTATGACGTTGAAGGAGAGGCAGTCGCCACGCCTCAGGCCAAGCAACTTGACAATATCAACGGGCAGGGTTACAACGTACTGCTCCTTGCCGCCAGGCTTTACCTTGACCTGAACCCTCGCATAACGCGTTAA